Genomic DNA from Buchnera aphidicola (Nurudea shiraii):
TCCGAAAGGGGAGTGTAATTTAAATGAAGAACCTTTATTATTAAGAATAATATTGCTGGCGAATAATTGGGTTTTTTTTTATTGAGAACCAAATTATGTTTCGGTTTTCCGCATTTTTTTTCCATTTATTCCAATGATGACTATCTGCATTACAAATAATTGTCCCGTTTTGAGACAATTTTAAAATAATTTCTTGTTTTGCTTTAGATACACCGAACAAAGTTTTAAATCCTTTTAAATGTGAGGGATGAATGTTGTTTATTAATACAATATTAGGTTTTACTATATTTGTAGAATATAAGATTTCTTTTGGATGATTGGCTCCAATTTCGACAATCAAATGTTTGTGTGATTTATTCAAATTTAATAAGGTCAATGGTACCCCTATATTATTGTTAAAGTTTTTCAATGTTGACAGAGTTTTTGCATAGCATTGAAATATGGAAGTAGCTATTTCTTTAACTGATGTTTTTCCAGAAGATCCAGTTATTGCGATTACGTTAGCATTACTTTTTTTTCTAATCCATAGTGCTATTTTTCCTAGCGCTAGAATGGTATTTTTGACGATAATTTGAGGAATGTTTATATTAGTTTTTTTTTCTAATAAAATGGCTGCAGCTCCTTTTTTGATCGCTTCTGGAATAAAATCATGTGCGTTGTAACGTTTTCCTACTAGGGCTATAAATAGGCATCCTGGAGTAATTTTTCTTGAATCGATATTTATAATAGAAAAAATCAAATTTTGTTTTTTTATATTTTTTGCGTTAAAATAAATTCCATTTGTAATAGAACGTATTTTTTTAAAGGAGAGTGGAATCATATTTGTTGTTTTAATAATGTTTTAATTGTTTCACAATCAGAAAAATATAAAACTTTTTCTTTTATAATTTGGTAAGTTTCATGACCTTTTCCTAATACTAGAATGCAGTCAGAAGTTTTCGCATTTTTTATTGCAAATTGAATAGCTTTTTTTCGATCTAATATAATATAAATATTTTTTTTTGATTGAAATCCTTTCATAATTTCATTAATAATTTCCATAGGATCTTCATTCCTTGGGTTATCGTTGGTTAAAATTATTTTGTCGGCTATTTTTTCCGAAATATGCCCCATTAAAGATCGTTTAGATTTATCTCTATCTCCTCCACATCCAAAGATGCACCATATGTTATGGTGGTATTGTTTTCGTACAAAAGTTAATACGTTTTTGAGAGCATTTTCGTTATGTGCATAATCAACAATTATAGATGGTTTTTGAGTAATTTTAAAGTGTTGCATTCTTCCAGAAATAGTTTTTATTTTTTTACATTTTTTTATTAATAATGAAAATGGATATTTTAACTTTAATAATGCAGCTAAAGCTAACAACATGTTAGTAACATTAAAGTCCCCAACTAACTTACTATTTAATTTTCCTTGCCCCCAACTAGATTTAAAAAAAATTATAGTGCCATCTATGTTATTTATAATTTTGTGAGCATATATCCATTTTTTAAATAAATAATATTTAAAATGTTTGTTTATGCTTACAACGATAGTATTTTTTTTAGAAAGTTTTTTAGTCCAAATATGTCCAAAGTAATCGTCATAATTTATTATAAATGTTTTAATGGTATTTGTAGAAAAAAAACTCCATTTTGTTTTTATATAGTTTTCTATGGTTTTATGATAATCTAAATGATCTGAAGAGATATTTGTAAGTATCGCTATGTGAAAACGTAACTTTGAAATTCTATTTTGTAGTATTCCGTGTGAAGATACTTCTATAGCGACAGTATTTACATCTTTTTTATTCATTTCTTTTATAAATTTTTGTATATTTATCAGTGATTCAGTAGTATTTAGAGACGGTTGGAGATTATTATAAACTCCGTTTCCTAAAGTTCCCATGATTCCTATTTTTTTTTTTAATAAATAACTCCATTGAGCTATAATATGAGTAACAGTACTCTTTCCGTTTGTTCCAGTTACTCCAATTAGTTTTGATATATTGACAATTTGGTAATATCTTTCTGATATTTCGTAAAGATATTTTGATAGTTCTAAAAAATATATTATAGGAATGCTTTGTTTTATATGTTTAATGTATCCATGCAGTTCTTTTTTTTTTGTTTCACATAGAATAGCAATAGCTCCTTTTTTAATAGCTTCTTGAATAAATTCTTTTCCGTGGTATTTAGTTCCCTTTAATGCTAAAAACAAGTTTTTTTTTTAATATTTTTACTATTTGATGTAATTCCAGTTATTTCTAAAGAATCTTTGATTTCTATCCAAGGTTTTAACAAAAATTTTAAGTTATTTTCCATTTTATTCCAGTATTTTACTATTTTAGTAAGTTATCAGGTTTAATATGTTTCGTTTTTAATGCAAAGCTCATAATTGAATGAAATACAGGAGCTGAAATTGCACCTCCATAATACTTTCCTGCTCTTGGATCATTAATAATAATAATTAAAGAAAGTTTGGGATTGCTAATGGGAGCTATTCCGATTGTATATGCAACATATCTATCAATGTATTTTCCTTGTGAATTTGTTTTCTTCGCAGTTCCTGTTTTTACAGCAATTTTGTATCCTTTTATCGCTGCTTTTTCTCCTACTCCTCCTGGTTGAGTAACTGATTGAAGCATATTGAGAACAATTTTTACTAAAGATTTAGAAAATATTTGTATTCCCTTAGTTTCGCTTTCTACTTTAATAATAGATAATGGTTTATACAATCCGTATCTACCAATTGTTGTATATACATTCACTAATTGAAGAGGGGTAGCCATCAAACCATATCCAAAAGAAAACGTTGCTTTGTCTAAGTTTGTCCAGTTCTTTTTTTTAGGGTAGATACCATTTGTTTCTCCTATTAGTCCTGAATTAGTAGATTTTCCTAAACCGAATTTAGAGTAAATATCAGTTAATTCAGATTCTGACATTAATAGTGCTAATTTAGATACTCCTATATTACTAGATTTTTTCAAAATATCAGTTATTGACAATTCTTTATGATATGACACATCTTGTATTATATGTTTGTTTATTATAAATGGAGTAGTATTAATTACAGATTTTGGAGTGATAATTTTTTTTTGTAACGCTTTCATAATTATCATAGGTTTAACGGTAGATCCAGGTTCAAAAACATCAGTGACAGCTTTATTTCGAATTAATTCCATAGATACGTTCTTTAAATTGTTTGGATTATATGTAGGGCTATTAGCTATAGCTAAGATTTCTCCAGTTTTGATATTTATGAGTATGGCTGTTCCAGATTTAGCTTTATTAAGATCTACGGCATAATTTAATTCACGACATATGACTTCTTGTAATCTTATATCGATACTTAAATTGATATCGTGTGGAGCATTTTTTTTAATTAATGTTATATTTTCGATAACATTTCCAAATTTATCAGTTCTAATTTTTCGTTTTTCTGGAGTTCCTGCAAGTGTGTTATTAAAGCTTTTTTCTACTCCTTCAATTCCGATTCCATCAATATTAGTGAATCCAATTAATTGCGAAGTTAAAGTTCCAAATGGATAGTATCTTTGAAAATCTTTCGTGACGTAAATTCCTGGAAAATTTAGTTTTTTTATACGTTTTCCAATGTTTTGACTTACTTTTTTAGCTAAATATGTAAAACGATTATTTTTGAAATATTTAATTTTATATAGAATTTCTTTTAATGGCATATTTAATATATTAGACAGTGTATTCCATTGTTTTTTTAAAATGGTTTTTTTTTTAAAAAAAATAGTTTTGGATCTATGCAAATATTGTTTACAAGCATACTTAAAGCTAAAAGGTTTCCTGATCTATCTTTAATCGTTCCTCTCAAATTTGGTTTTGTTTGTATTCTTAATGTTCTAAAGTCATTTTCTTGTATTAACTGCTTAGTTTTAAATACTTGTAATTTAGTAATATTATATAAAATAAAAATAATAGACAATATTATTATACTTAACAGAAAAAATATTCTATTATTAAAATAATAATATTTTCTTGGTACGTTATTAAATTGTAGGTCGTCAATAATGTGTTTCATTAATTTAAAGATTTCCTATTATGTTAGTTCAATTATCGTTAAAAATAGTATTTTTTTGGACGAATTTATAAATATTAGATTAAATTTTTTGGCATCTTTTTCAATTTTTTCATGAGAAGTTAATAAGATTTTTTTAAGATTGAGTTACTCCAATTTAGGTTCATTTTTTCGTTAATTTCATTTAATTGTTCTTCTTGTGAAATTAATAGTCTAGTTTTTTGTATTGTAATAACTGTTAAAATTGAAAAAACGGTAATCATTAAAATCAAAGTTAAAACGTGCTTATGTAGTTTTATTATATCTTTCAAAATTATTTTAGGTAAGGTGTCAGTATTGTTATTCATTAATGCCTTTTTTTTCGGCTACTCTTAAAATTGCACTTCGTGCTCTTGGATTAGAATGAATTTCAGATTGTGTTGGAAAAAATTTTTTTATGATTTTTAATTCTAGTTTCTTTAGATTTTTTAGTTGTGTTTCAGTAATAGCTATTCCAGATGGAATAAATGGAAGTGTGCTATTTTTAAGCATAAATTTTTTAACAATGCGATCTTCGAGAGAATGAAAACTGATAACTAACAATCTTCCATTTGGAGCTAATATTTTTAACGCATATTTTAGGACTTTACTTAATTCATCTAGTTCTTTATTAATGTGTATTCTAATAGCTTGAAAAGTTTTTGTAGCTGGATGTTTTCTTCGTTTTGGAACAATTTTTTTTATGAGTGTAGTGAGTTGAATAGTTCTAGTAATAGGTATAATTTGGTTTTGTTTTATAATAGTTTTAGCTATTTTTTTTGAAAAACGTTCCTCTCCAAAATTGTACAATACTTTTGAAAGTGATTTTAAATTAGATTTCATTAGCCATTGAGCTGCTGTTATTCCTATAGTAGGATTCATTCGCATATCAAGTGGACCATCTGAAAGAAAAGAAAACCCTCTACGGGAATCGTTAATTTGCATTGATGATATACCTAAATCTAATAATATTCCATGTACTTTTTCTTGAGTATATTGTTTTCTAAAGTTCTTTAAAATATGAGAGAAATTTCCTGAAATGATATGAAATCTACGATCTTTTATTTTTTTAGCTATTTTAATAGAAGATGGGTCTTTATCAATAGCATATAATTTATTTTCTTTAGTTAAATGTTTTAATATTTCTTTTGTATGCCCACCACATCCAAATGTACAATCAATATAAATTCCATTACTTGTAATTTTTAAAGATTGGATTACTTCTTTCAGTAAAACTGGTATATGATTTATAGTGAGATCTTTCATGATTTTATTGATTATATTAATATGTTTTTAACCATAATATTTTATGGGGATTTTAATTTTGAATGAATTTACATTTTAATTTTTAGAAATATTAATTATTCCTGAACGAGATATCTCTATAATTTCAGATATATTTTTAATAATTTTTAAATATGAATTCAGTTTATTATTAGTTCCTGATAATTCTACTATATAATGTAAAGATGTTACGTTTACAATAATTCCTTGAAAAATATTTGTAATTTTTTTAAGTTTTGTTTTAATGCTATTTTTGGTATTTTTAATTTTAACTAATATGATTTCTCGTTCTAAGTAGTCTTTATTTTTTATCTCAGTTACTTTTAGTACATCAATGAGTTTATGTAGTTGTTTTTCAATTTGTTCGATTGTCTTTTCATCGCCTATAGTTTGTATAGTAATTTTTGACAATGACGGGTCTTCAGTAGGTGTTGCTGTAATGCTTTCTATATTATATCTTCTTTGTGAAAATAATCCTACTACTCTTGACAATGCTCCAGATTCGTTTTCTAATAAAATAGTTATAGTTTTTTTCATAGAACTGTCTTTCCGTTCTTTTTTAACATCATATTGTTCATGCCACCATTTCGGATTTGCATAGGATATACATGTTCAGAAGTATCTATGATTATGTCAACAAATACTAAATTTCCTTTATTTAGTTTTTTTAAAGATAATTTTAATTTTGTTTCTAGTTCTTTTGGATTTTTAATCGATATTCCTATGTGTCCATATGATTGTGCTAACTTAACGAAATTAGGTAACGATTCCATATAGGAGTGAGAATGTCGACCTGAATAAATTATATCTTGCCATTGTTTTACCATGCCTAGTGATTTATTATTCAGATTTAATATTAAGATTGGTAAGTTGTATTGCATAGCTGTAGATAGCTCTTGAATGTTCATTTGAATACTTCCGTCTCCGGTAATACATATAACAATGTCTTTTGGACATGCTAGTTTTACACCTAAAGCAGCAGGTAATCCAAAACCCATAGTACCTAATCCTCCTGAGTTAATCCATCTCCTTGGTTTACAAAAAGGATAATACAGGGCTGTAAACATTTGGTGTTGTCCTACATCTGATGAAATATAAGCATTTCCTTTAGTTAACTTCCAAATCGTTGTAATAACTTTTTGTGGTTTAATATTCTTTTCATTTTCATTGTAATGTAAACTATTTGTTTTTTTCCATTCATTTATTTTTTCCCACCATTTTTTTAAACGATGTGATCTTTTTGTGAGTAAGTTATTAGTTACAATTTTTAACATTTGTTGCAATATATTTTTAGCATTTCCTAGTATTGGAATGTGAGCAGTGATAGTTTTTGATATAGATGTAGGATCAATATCAATATGTATAATTTTAGCGTTTGGACAATATTTTTCTACATTGTTGGTTGTTCTATCATCAAATCGTACTCCAATTGCTAGAATAACGTCTGAGTGGTGGATAGCCATGTTAGCTTCATAAGTTCCGTGCATTCCTAACATTTGAAGATTTTGAGGATGATTTCCTGGAAAAGCTCCGAGACCCATTAAAGAAGTAGTTACTGGAATATTAAGTTTTTCTGCAAACACTGTTAATTCATTGTGACTATTTGAACTGATGATTCCTCCTCCGGCATAAATTATGGGTTTTTTAGCTGACTTTAAGATATCTATAGCTTTATTGATAAGTTTAGTGTCTCCTTCAGTTATAGGATTATATGATCTTATATTTATTTTAGAAGGCCATTGATATGACTTTTTGTTACATGAATTAAGTATATCTTTTGGGAGGTCTATAACTATTGGTCCTGGTCGACCACTTGATGCTAACCAGAAGGCTTTTTTAAAGGTGATCGGGATATCTTCAGTTTTTTTTACTAAAAAACTATGTTTTACTATTGACCTAGAAATCCCGATCATATCGCATTCTTGAAATGCATCATAACCTATTAAGCATGACGCTACTTGACCTGATATTACTACCATAGGAATTGAATCCATATATGCTGTTGCAATTCCTGTAATGGCATTAGTAGCACCGGGACCTGATGTTACTAGTACGACTCCTACTTTTCCAGTAGCTCTTGCATATCCATCAGCCATATGTGTTGCTCCCTGTTCATGACGTACTAAAATATGTTTAATATTAGTGTTGAATTTCAAGGCGTCGTATATATCTAATACTGCGCCTCCAGGATATCCAAAAATATATTTAATACCTTGGTCAACTAATGATTGAACAACCATCTCAGATCCTGATAACATTTTTATTTTTTCATTCATAATTTTTGCTTTTTTAAAATATGGTTTGAAAATAGATATTTAATATTTTTTATGTATTTTGAATTATTTATATACATAGCTAAGAATTCGAATTTATAACGTTATAATTACAACATATATATTGAATTTTAGATTAAATTTATAAGTTTATGATAAAATGTTTATTTTTAAATGTAAATCTATATATTTTAGGTTTTTAAATTTTGTTTTTATTGTGAGGTTGAACTTATAATTTATATATTATAATTTCATTAAATGAAATAAGTTTTTTATTAAAAAATCATGAAATCGGGGGGAAATCCAAGTAAATAAGGTGGATTTATATTGTCTTATCAAACATACAGCTAACTTTTCTTTGACTGCTAGATTTTTAGCTCGTTCAAATCCTAATATTATTAATCCTGTATCCCATGCATCTGATTCTAATGCTGATTTTGAAATTACACTCACTGAAACTAAATTATTTTCAATAGGTTTCCCTGTATTAGGGTTAATTAAATGTGTTATTTTTTTTTTATTTAAATAATAATAATTTCTATATGTTCCTGATGTACTAATAGAATGGTTATATAGTTTTACAAGCATATGGATTTTTAATGTTGTATCTATCGGTTTTTGTATAGCTATTATTTTAGGTTTAGAAAGGTCGTTTCCAATGTGACTAACAATTGCTCCTCCTACAGAAATTATAAAGTCTTTAACTCCTCTTTTTTTTAATAATTCTCCTAAATGGTCTGCAATAAAACCTTCTCCTAATGTGGATAGATCTAATGTTATTGTTTTTATTTTTTTTTTTAAATAGTAATTTTTATTTTTTTTGATAAGTTGTATTTTTTTTAATCCTGTTGAGAATAGTGCATGTTTGATGTCGTTGTTATTTGGAATATGAAACAAAACAGAATTAGGTCCAAATCCCCATAGATTAATTAATTTTCCTATAGTAATATCTAAAGAATTAAATGTTTTTTTACCTACTATTAATGCTGTTGATATAACTTGTGCTAAATTTTTGCTAATATGTTTAGGTGTAGTACTGTTGTAGTTATTAAATTTAGAAATTTCAGAGTTTTTTTCCCAAAAAGACAATGTATTGTTATCTTTATTAATTTGTTTTTTAATTTCTTGAATTAGTTTATTTTTGTTGATGTTTTTAGGAATAAATTTTATTTTCCATGTTGTGCCCATGGTTATTCCGGATAGATAGATTATTTTATTATGCTCTTTTTTTGACAAATTTATATACAATATTATAAATAAAAAAAAAATGTGTTTTTAAGTAGTTTTTCATTATTTCCTTATGTTTTAAATAGAATGCATATTTTTGTTTTATATATATTTTAAACACCAAATAAATTCCAATGAGCAGATTTTAGAATTTCTATTAATTTTAAATTTTAACTTAGATATTAATGAACTATTACTTATTTTCGTATAATAATTATATTTAGCAAATTTTTATTTTAATTTTGTATAAAATAGATGTATATATTATATAATTGAATTAAATAAAAGAGTATTATTTTAAAGTTTTAATTTTGAAGCGTATTTAACTATATTTTAAATGTTTTGTTAAATTTTAATTTAATGATGAGAAAAAGATGAAAATTGTAGTATTATTATTGCAGATAGTTTCTACATGTATTATTTTGTTGTTAAATGTAGGTATTTCGTCAAATAAATCTCCATTGCTTCGAGATATATCACGTTTAGAATCTTTTAATGCTAGTTTAGCTCCGATGTTGGAGAAAGTTATGCCTTCCGTAGTAAGTATAAATGTTGAAGGTAGTATTATTGTTCAAAATCGTTATATTCCTCGTCAATTTCAACCATTTTTTAAAGATACTTCTCCATTATGTCAAAAAGGATCTCCATTTAGAGATTCTCCATTATGTAAGGATGATTCAGATAGCGGCCCTTATAACGAGCAATTTCGTGCATTAGGATCAGGTGTAATTATTAATTCTAAAAAAGGATATGTAGTTACTAATAACCATGTTATTGATCACGCTAATAAAATTCAAGTTCAATTAAGTAATGGAAGTCAATATAATGCAAAAGTTGTGGGTAGAGATTCGCGTTTCGACATTGCTTTACTACAATTAGATGATATTCAGAATTTACAAGAAATAAAAATTGCTGATTCAAATTCATTGAGAGTAGGGGATTATGTTATTGCTATTGGTAACCCATATGGTTTAGGTGAAACTGTTACTTCAGGAATTGTTTCTGCTTTAAATCGAACTGGATTGAATATTGAAAGTTATGAAAATTTTATTCAAACTGATGCGGCTATTAATCGAGGTAATTCTGGAGGGGCATTAATTAATTTAAAAGGAGAATTAATTGGAATTAATACTGCGATTTTAGCACCAGATGGTGGAAATATAGGTATAGGATTTGCAATTCCAGTTAATATAGTACACAGTTTAGCTAAACAAATGATAGCTTATGGTCAAGTACATCGTAATGAATTAGGTATTTCAGGTTCAGAATTGAATTCTGAATTGGCTAAAGCTATGAAATTAGATATAAGTCAAGGAGCTTTTGTTAGTCGAGTAGTTTCAAAGTCACCAGCTGATGTTGCAGGAATACGACCTGGAGATATTATTGTTTCTTTAAACAAAAAACCTATTTTAAGTTTTTTAGCGTTACGCGCTGAAATAGCTTCTTTACCAGTTAATACAAAAATGGAATTAGGGTTATTAAGAAACGGAAATTTTAAATCTGTTGTTGCAGAGTTAAAATTGCGAGTTATACGAAAAATTAATTCGAGAAGTTTAAGAGAATCAATAGGAGGTGCTGAGTTAAGTGATTTTTATTTAAATGGTCAAAAAAAAGGTATTTACGTTGAGGGTGTTAAAAAAGATACAGAAGCTTTTCGTATTGGTTTTAAAAAGGATGATATTATTATTGATATAAATAAATATGAGATATCCTCTCTAGAGGATTTTAGAAAATTATTAAGTAATAATCCAGAAGTGTTAGTATTTCATGTTAAACGTGGAAATGAAATGATATATTTGTTAACACAAGAGTAAAAATAATACTTACCTAAAATAAAAATTGAACATTTTATTTTAGGTAGGTTGGTTTTTAATTGCATATGTGCGCTTAAAATATTCTAAAACAATTTTTCTAAAAGTATTTATTTAATATTTCTTAAAATTTTATTTATTTTTATCTTGTCAAGTGTTTTACTGTCTACTTTTTTTACGATAATAGCACAATATAAATTATAATCTTTGTTTTTAGAAGGTAGACTTCCTGGAACTACGACAGATCCTTTTGGAACAATCCCGTAAGAAATAGTTTTTTTTTCTCTATCATAAATTTTTGTACTTTTTCCTATGTATACACCCATTGAAATAACTGAATTAGATTCTATAATCACTCCTTCAACAATTTCAGATCTTGCTCCGATAAAGCAATTGTCTTCAATTATTGTAGGATTGTTTTGTATGGGTTCTAACACTCCTCCTATTCCAACACCACCCGATAAGTGCACGTTCTTTCCTATTTGCGCGCAAGATCCAACTGTTGCCCATGTATCTATCATGGTTCCTTGATCAATATAAGCACCTATGTTCACAAAAGATGGCATTAAGACAGTATTTTTCCCAATAAATGTTCCGTATCTAATTGATGCAGGAGGAACAATTCTGATTTTATCGTGAATAAAGTGATGTTTTTGATATTTCGAATATTTGTATTTTATCTTATCATAATATTGAATATCTCCATTTTTTAAAATTTTATTTTTGTTTGTAATAAAGTATAATAAAATAGCTTTTTTAATCCATTCATGGGTAATCCAAGTTTTTTTTATCTTTTCAGAAACTCTTAATATGCCTTCGTTTAACATAGATATTACTTGATTAATAGTAGTGATAATTGACGTGTCAATGTTTTCGAAATCAATGTCGTTTCTATTTTCAAATGTATTTTCAATTATTTTTTTTAAATTTTTCATATTTGATTTATGATATATTTTGTTTTGAGTATAAATATTACAATAGCATGTTTTAAGTAATTTGATTTTAAAATTAAAAGATATTTAATAACTATTAGTTTTTTAATATTTTTGGAATTTTTTCCCCTTTTTGTATTGTTAATATTTCGCATCCTTCTTCGTTAACTAAAATTGTATGCTCATATTGAGCAGATAAACTAGCATCTTTTGTTTTTACTGTCCACCCATCATCCATACATTTTACTTCGCAATTACCTGCATTTATCATAGGTTCTACTGTAAATGTCATTCCAGGTTTTAAAACTATTTTTTTGTCACTGTGATGATTATAATGTAATATTTGAGGTTCTTCATGAAATTTAGTTCCAATTCCATGACCGCAATATTCTTTTACTATAGAAAAATGATAATTTTCCACATGTTTTTGTATCGTTTTTCCAATTTCATTTAAAAGTATTCCGGGTTTTATAACTTTTAATGATAAATATAAACTTTTTCTAGCTACTTTACATAGTAATTTTCCCAGTTTTGTGGGTTTTCCGACGAAAAACATTTTAGATGCATCTCCGTAGTATTTATTTTTTATAATTGCTACATCGATATTTACAATATCTCCATGTTTTAGTTTTTTATTATGGCTAGGAATTCCATGACAAACGACGTTATTGATAGAAACACATATAGATTTTGGAAATCCATTGTATCCTAAACATGCTGGTTTAGATTTTTGGTGATTTATCATATATTTATGACAAATTAAATCTAGTTCTCCTGTAGAGATACCAGGTTTAATATGATTTTTAATCATTTCTAAAACTTCTGCTACTAGCTTTCCAACTTTTCGCATTTTTTCTATTTCATAATTTTTTTTTATAGAGATATTGGTCATGATATTTTTATGTATTAGTTTTTATAAATATTTATTATAAATATTTTTTGTAATAATAGATATTATTGGATAATTATATCTTTTAAAATGTTTGTATTTTATACTTTTAAAGTATTATATTGTTAGATATTAAAAAAACAGTTCAAATGTTATTGATACATATATGTTATTGTATAGATTTAATTACATTTTAACTTTTTAAACTTATAGAATTTTATTCTAATTTATATTAAAAATATGTCTTATTCAAATTTAACTTTATGTTACTTTCTTGTATTTATTTGTTGGAGCATCTATGTCTGTTACATCAATCAAAGATATGCTAAAAGCAGGTGTACATTTTGGCCATCAAACTCGTTATTGGAATCCGAAAATGAAATCTTTCATTTTTGGTTCAAAAAACAAGGTTCATATTATAAATTTAGAAATTACTTTTTCAATGTTTCATTTTGCATTGTCTGAGTTAAAAAAAATTGTGTCAAAAAAAGGAAAGATATTATTTGTTGGAACGAAAAAGTCAGCACGTAAAATAGTAAAAAGTACAGCAATATTATGTGAACAATTTTATGTCAGTCATAGATGGCTGGGAGGAATGTTAACAAATTGGAAAACTGTACGTCAATCAATAAAAAGATTAAAAGATTTAGAATTACAGTCCAAGGACGGAACGTTTAAAAAACTAACAAAAAAAGAAGCATTATTACGTATGCGTGAATTGTATAAATTAGAAAGTAGTTTAGGTGGTATTAAAAACATGGGAGGATTGCCTGATGCTTTGTTTGTTATAGACGCAGAATATGAAAAGATAGCTATAAGAGAAGCTAATAATTTAGGAATTTTGGTGTTTTCTATAGTAGATACTAATTCTGATCCTGATGGAGTAGATTTTATCATTCCTGGAAATGATGATGCTATTAGAGCAATAACTTTGTATTTAAATGCTGTTTCTAAAATTATCGTTAGTAGCGTAATAAACAAAAATGAAATCAATTCTTAAAAT
This window encodes:
- a CDS encoding FAD:protein FMN transferase, producing MGTTWKIKFIPKNINKNKLIQEIKKQINKDNNTLSFWEKNSEISKFNNYNSTTPKHISKNLAQVISTALIVGKKTFNSLDITIGKLINLWGFGPNSVLFHIPNNNDIKHALFSTGLKKIQLIKKNKNYYLKKKIKTITLDLSTLGEGFIADHLGELLKKRGVKDFIISVGGAIVSHIGNDLSKPKIIAIQKPIDTTLKIHMLVKLYNHSISTSGTYRNYYYLNKKKITHLINPNTGKPIENNLVSVSVISKSALESDAWDTGLIILGFERAKNLAVKEKLAVCLIRQYKSTLFTWISPRFHDFLIKNLFHLMKL
- a CDS encoding Do family serine endopeptidase, giving the protein MKIVVLLLQIVSTCIILLLNVGISSNKSPLLRDISRLESFNASLAPMLEKVMPSVVSINVEGSIIVQNRYIPRQFQPFFKDTSPLCQKGSPFRDSPLCKDDSDSGPYNEQFRALGSGVIINSKKGYVVTNNHVIDHANKIQVQLSNGSQYNAKVVGRDSRFDIALLQLDDIQNLQEIKIADSNSLRVGDYVIAIGNPYGLGETVTSGIVSALNRTGLNIESYENFIQTDAAINRGNSGGALINLKGELIGINTAILAPDGGNIGIGFAIPVNIVHSLAKQMIAYGQVHRNELGISGSELNSELAKAMKLDISQGAFVSRVVSKSPADVAGIRPGDIIVSLNKKPILSFLALRAEIASLPVNTKMELGLLRNGNFKSVVAELKLRVIRKINSRSLRESIGGAELSDFYLNGQKKGIYVEGVKKDTEAFRIGFKKDDIIIDINKYEISSLEDFRKLLSNNPEVLVFHVKRGNEMIYLLTQE
- the dapD gene encoding 2,3,4,5-tetrahydropyridine-2,6-dicarboxylate N-succinyltransferase, whose amino-acid sequence is MKNLKKIIENTFENRNDIDFENIDTSIITTINQVISMLNEGILRVSEKIKKTWITHEWIKKAILLYFITNKNKILKNGDIQYYDKIKYKYSKYQKHHFIHDKIRIVPPASIRYGTFIGKNTVLMPSFVNIGAYIDQGTMIDTWATVGSCAQIGKNVHLSGGVGIGGVLEPIQNNPTIIEDNCFIGARSEIVEGVIIESNSVISMGVYIGKSTKIYDREKKTISYGIVPKGSVVVPGSLPSKNKDYNLYCAIIVKKVDSKTLDKIKINKILRNIK
- the map gene encoding type I methionyl aminopeptidase; translation: MTNISIKKNYEIEKMRKVGKLVAEVLEMIKNHIKPGISTGELDLICHKYMINHQKSKPACLGYNGFPKSICVSINNVVCHGIPSHNKKLKHGDIVNIDVAIIKNKYYGDASKMFFVGKPTKLGKLLCKVARKSLYLSLKVIKPGILLNEIGKTIQKHVENYHFSIVKEYCGHGIGTKFHEEPQILHYNHHSDKKIVLKPGMTFTVEPMINAGNCEVKCMDDGWTVKTKDASLSAQYEHTILVNEEGCEILTIQKGEKIPKILKN
- the rpsB gene encoding 30S ribosomal protein S2; this translates as MSVTSIKDMLKAGVHFGHQTRYWNPKMKSFIFGSKNKVHIINLEITFSMFHFALSELKKIVSKKGKILFVGTKKSARKIVKSTAILCEQFYVSHRWLGGMLTNWKTVRQSIKRLKDLELQSKDGTFKKLTKKEALLRMRELYKLESSLGGIKNMGGLPDALFVIDAEYEKIAIREANNLGILVFSIVDTNSDPDGVDFIIPGNDDAIRAITLYLNAVSKIIVSSVINKNEINS